Part of the Gordonia crocea genome is shown below.
AGTCCGACGGCGTCGACGGCCGGGTGTCGATCGAGGTGGATCCGCGCCTGGCCCACGACACCGACGGCACCGTCGCGCAGGCGATCGAGCTGTGGCAGGCGGTCGACCGGCCCAACCTGCTCATCAAGATCCCGGCCACCAAAGCCGGTCTGCCGGCGATCACCCGGGTGCTGGCCGAGGGCATCAGCGTCAACGTGACGCTGATCTTCTCCGTCGACCGCTACGGCGAGGTCATCGAGGCCTTCCTCGACGGGCTCGACGCCGCGCTCGCCGCCGGCCACGACATCGCGACCCTGCACTCGGTGGCGTCCTTCTTCGTCTCGCGCGTCGACACCGAGATCGACAAGCGTCTCGAGGCGATCGGCACCGACGAGGCGCTGGCCCTGCGCGGCAAGGCCGGGCTGGCCAACGCCCGCCTCGCCTACGCGCGCTACCTCGACGTCTTCACCCGGGAGGTCCGGTTCCCCGATCTGGCCGCGCAGGGCGCCCGGCCGCAGCGGGCGCTGTGGGCGTCGACGGGCACCAAGAACCCCGACTACGCCGACACGCTCTACGTCTCCGAGCTGGTCGCCCCCGACACCGTGAACACGATGCCGGGCAAGACCATGGAGGCCTTTGCCGACCACGGATGGGTCGACCGCGAGTCGATCATCGGCCAGGAGGCCTCGGCCCGGGAGACGATGACCCAGATCGCCGCCGCCGGCGTCGATCTGGACGACGTCTTCGTCCTACTCGAGGACGAGGGCGTCACCAAGTTCATCGACGCGTGGTCGGATCTGCTGGCCGCGACGGCGGACCAACTCGGCGCCAAGGCCTGACGCCGGTGCCGTCCGCCCGTGCCGCACGTCGGCACAACCCGCTCCGCGACGAGAACGACAAGCGGCTACCCCGGATCGCCGGCCCGTGCAGCATGGTGATCTTCGGCGTCACCGGTGACCTCGCGCGCCGCAAGTTGATGCCGGCGATCTACGACCTGGCCAACCGCGGGCTGCTGCCGAGCGGTTTCGCCCTCGTCGGGTTCGCCCGGCGCGACTGGGCCGACGAGGACTTCGCCCAGATCGTCCACGACGCGGTGCGCGCCCATTCCCGCACCCCGTTCCGCGAGGACGTGTGGCGCGAGTTGGCCAAGGGCTTCCGGTTCGTCCAGGGCACCTTCGACGACGACGACGCCTTCGCGCGGTTGTCGTCGACGCTGACCGCCCTCGACGCCGAACGCGGCACCGACGGCAACCACGCCTTCTACCTCTCGGTTCCGCCCGACGCCTTCCCCGTGGTCTGCGACCAGCTGAAGCGCTCCGAACTGGCCCAACCGCATGAGGGTCGGTGGCGGCGCGTGGTGATCGAGAAGCCCTTCGGGCACGACCTGGCGAGTGCGCGCAAACTCAACGAGGTCGTCAACAGCGTCTTCCCCGAGGACTCGGTGTTCCGCATCGACCACTACCTCGGCAAGGAGACCGTGCAGAACATCCTGGCGCTGCGCTTTGCCAACCAGCTGTTCGACCCGGTGTGGAGCGCCCACTACATCGACCACGTCCAAATCACCATGGCCGAAGACATCGGTCTGGGCGGCCGTGCCGGCTATTACGACGGCATCGGCGCCGCGCGCGACGTCATCCAGAACCACCTGCTGCAGTTGTTGGCGCTGGTGGCCATGGAGGAACCGGTGTCGTTCGCCCCGTCCGAGTTGCAGGCGGAGAAGATCAAGGTCCTCTCCGCCACGCGCAACATCCTGCCGCTGGCGGAGAACTCCGCGCGCGGCCAGTACGGCCCCGGCTGGCAGGGCAACGAGAAGGTCTGCGGCCTGCTCGACGAGGAGGGCTTCGCCCACGACTCGACGACCGAGACCTATGCGGCCATCGCGCTGGAGGTCGACACGCGCCGATGGGCGGGTGTGCCGTTCTACCTGCGCACCGGCAAACGCCTGGGGCGCCGCGTCACCGAGATCGCGCTGGTGTTCAAACGGGCGCCGCACCTGCCCTTCGATGCGACGATGACCGAGGAGCTCGGACAGAACGCCCTGGTCATCCGGGTACAGCCCGACGAGGGGGTGACGCTGCGATTCGGCTCGAAGGTGCCGGGATCGTCGATGGAGGTGCGCGACGTGAACATGGACTTCAGCTATGGCGAGGCGTTCACCGTCGCCTCGCCGGAGGCCTACGAGCGCCTCATCCTCGACGTGCTCCTGGGCGAACCGTCGTTGTTCCCGGTCAACGAGGAGGTCGAGTTGTCCTGGGAGATCCTCGACCCCGTCCTCGACTCGTGGGCCAAGAAGGGCAAACCGGAGACCTACGAATCGGGCACCTGGGGGCCGCACAGCGCCGACGAGATGCTCGCGCGCACCGGCCGGAGCTGGCGGCGACCATGATCAAGACACTCTCAGACACCTCGACCACCGAGATCTCCAAGGAACTCGTGCGGATGCGCGACCTGGGCGGCGCG
Proteins encoded:
- the tal gene encoding transaldolase, encoding MSTNERLAELSEAGVSVWLDDLSRDLLRSGRLAELIATRSVVGVTTNPSIFQAALSAGDSYAEQVAALAAGGADVDAAIRTITTDDVRDACDVFAPVFVESDGVDGRVSIEVDPRLAHDTDGTVAQAIELWQAVDRPNLLIKIPATKAGLPAITRVLAEGISVNVTLIFSVDRYGEVIEAFLDGLDAALAAGHDIATLHSVASFFVSRVDTEIDKRLEAIGTDEALALRGKAGLANARLAYARYLDVFTREVRFPDLAAQGARPQRALWASTGTKNPDYADTLYVSELVAPDTVNTMPGKTMEAFADHGWVDRESIIGQEASARETMTQIAAAGVDLDDVFVLLEDEGVTKFIDAWSDLLAATADQLGAKA
- the zwf gene encoding glucose-6-phosphate dehydrogenase; amino-acid sequence: MPSARAARRHNPLRDENDKRLPRIAGPCSMVIFGVTGDLARRKLMPAIYDLANRGLLPSGFALVGFARRDWADEDFAQIVHDAVRAHSRTPFREDVWRELAKGFRFVQGTFDDDDAFARLSSTLTALDAERGTDGNHAFYLSVPPDAFPVVCDQLKRSELAQPHEGRWRRVVIEKPFGHDLASARKLNEVVNSVFPEDSVFRIDHYLGKETVQNILALRFANQLFDPVWSAHYIDHVQITMAEDIGLGGRAGYYDGIGAARDVIQNHLLQLLALVAMEEPVSFAPSELQAEKIKVLSATRNILPLAENSARGQYGPGWQGNEKVCGLLDEEGFAHDSTTETYAAIALEVDTRRWAGVPFYLRTGKRLGRRVTEIALVFKRAPHLPFDATMTEELGQNALVIRVQPDEGVTLRFGSKVPGSSMEVRDVNMDFSYGEAFTVASPEAYERLILDVLLGEPSLFPVNEEVELSWEILDPVLDSWAKKGKPETYESGTWGPHSADEMLARTGRSWRRP